In Rhododendron vialii isolate Sample 1 chromosome 9a, ASM3025357v1, the following are encoded in one genomic region:
- the LOC131301215 gene encoding uncharacterized protein LOC131301215, which produces MATTMFPQLIMYPPPPATSYTTAMALVTVVSMASAGISGIRGKQLQYSKFWNVDAKKSTPKLPGKTGMLLAYTPAFLFGLASFGMFPNEGLRFVLLKLALTIHFFKRLCEVLFVHKYSGPMFLDIAITISLTYFIQTANMIYAQHLTRGLQEPPVDLKFVGILIFLVGLSGNFYHHYLLSKLRGEGEKGYKIPRGGLFSLVICPHYLFEILGFVGVSCIAQTLYAFSFTLGSAMLLMGRSYGTRKWYLSKFEDFPKDVKAFIPFVF; this is translated from the exons atggcgaCTACCATGTTTCCGCAACTGATTATgtacccaccaccaccagctaCTTCCTACACCACGGCCATGGCGTTGGTCACCGTCGTATCAATGGCGAGTGCTGGGATTTCAGGAATAAGGGGGAAACAGTTGCAGTACTCTAAATTCTGGAACGTTGATGCTAAGAAATCTACTCCCAAGTTGCCTGGAAAAACGGGCATGCTACTGGCGTATACGCCGGCGTTTCTCTTCGGCCTCGCCTCGTTCGGAATGTTTCCGAACGAGGGGCTCCGATTTGTGTTGCTAAAATTAGCTCTTACTATCCACTTCTTCAAACGGCTATGCGAG GTGCTATTCGTCCACAAATACAGCGGCCCAATGTTTCTCGACATCGCAATTACCATCTCTCTCACCTATTTCATCCAAACAGCAAACATGATATACGCCCAACACCTCACCCGAGGGCTCCAGGAGCCCCCGGTCGACCTGAAATTTGTTGGGATTCTGATATTTCTTGTGGGACTAAGTGGTAATTTCTACCACCATTACCTCCTCTCCAAACTCAGGGGTGAGGGTGAAAAAGGGTACAAGATTCCAAGGGGGGGTTTATTTAGTCTAGTGATATGCCCACACTATCTTTTTGAGATCTTAGGGTTCGTAGGGGTCTCCTGCATTGCTCAGACATTGTATGCATTCTCCTTCACTCTTGGCTCAGCTATGCTCTTGATGGGAAGGAGTTATGGCACTAGGAAATGGTacctttcaaaatttgaagactTTCCGAAGGATGTCAAGGCTTTCATTCCATTTGTATTCTAA